The following proteins are encoded in a genomic region of Populus nigra chromosome 16, ddPopNigr1.1, whole genome shotgun sequence:
- the LOC133675865 gene encoding small ribosomal subunit protein RACK1y → MASDTLVLRGTMRAHTDQVTAIATPIDNSDMIVSSSRDKSIILWSLTKDEKTYGVARRRLTGHSHFVQDVVLSSDGQFALSGSWDGELRLWDLATGVSARRFVGHTKDVLSVAFSIDNRQIVSASRDKTIKLWNTLGECKYTIQEAESHTDWVSCVRFSPNTLQPTIVSASWDKTVKVWNLTNCKLRSTLAGHGGYVNTVAVSPDGSLCASGGKDGVILLWDLAEGKRLYSLDAGAVINALCFSPNRYWLCAATENSIKIWDLESKLVVDDLKVDLKAEAEKSEGTTGTAASTTKRIYCTSLNWSADGSTLFSGYTDGVIRVWGIGRY, encoded by the exons ATGGCCTCCGATACCCTCGTTCTTCGCGGCACCATGAGAGCTCACACTGACCAGGTTACAGCAATAGCTACACCAATTGACAACTCTGACATGATTGTTAGTTCATCCCGCGACAAATCCATCATTCTTTGGAGCTTAACCAAAGATGAAAAAACCTACGGTGTCGCTCGCCGTCGTTTGACGGGGCACTCCCACTTCGTCCAAGATGTTGTCCTTTCCTCGGATGGTCAGTTTGCTTTGTCCGGTTCCTGGGACGGAGAGCTCCGTCTCTGGGACTTGGCTACTGGTGTCTCTGCTCGCCGATTTGTTGGCCACACCAAGGATGTGTTGTCTGTTGCTTTCTCTATTGATAACAGACAGATTGTTTCTGCTTCCAGGGATAAGACAATCAAGCTGTGGAATACTCTTGGTGAATGCAAGTATACCATTCAAGAGGCTGAGTCTCATACCGATTGGGTTTCGTGTGTGCGTTTTAGCCCAAATACGTTGCAGCCCACGATTGTTTCTGCTTCGTGGGACAAGACAGTAAAGGTCTGGAATTTGACTAACTGTAAGTTGAGGTCTACCCTTGCAGGACATGGTGGGTATGTGAACACTGTGGCTGTTTCGCCAGATGGGTCATTGTGTGCTAGTGGAGGGAAAGATGGGGTGATTTTGTTGTGGGATTTGGCTGAAGGAAAGAGGCTTTATAGTTTGGATGCAGGTGCAGTGATTAATGCTTTGTGCTTTAGCCCCAATAGGTACTGGCTATGTGCTGCCACCGAGAATAGCATTAAGATTTGGGATCTGGAGAGTAAGTTGGTTGTTGATGATTTGAAGGTTGATCTCAAAGCTGAAGCTGAGAAATCCGAGGGTACTACCGGTACTGCTGCTAGTACCACGAAGAGG ATCTATTGCACAAGCTTGAACTGGAGTGCTGATGGAAGCACCTTGTTCAGTGGTTATACTGATGGTGTTATTAGAGTCTGGGGAATTGGTCGCTATTAG